From a single Carassius carassius chromosome 8, fCarCar2.1, whole genome shotgun sequence genomic region:
- the LOC132145194 gene encoding probable ATP-dependent RNA helicase ddx6 isoform X1 encodes MSAQRKGQTRDLHPTYYLKNCLVFSPVGRFNCSHPEMENSGLGVMGLNTHNRQHLGQPKAPSQLGPQTVSAKPGKEPMVTQKPADASQEGPGIRFGDDWKKSLQLPSKDNRVKTSDVTATKGNEFEDYCLKRELLMGIFEMGWEKPSPIQEESIPIALSGRDILARAKNGTGKSGAYLIPLLERIDIKKDHIQAIVIVPTRELALQVSQISIQISKHLGGVNVMATTGGTNLRDDIMRLDEEVHVVVATPGRILDLMKKGIAKVDKVQMMVMDEADKLLSQDFVVIIEDIIGFLSKNRQILLYSATFPISVQKFMAKHLQKPYEINLMEELTLKGITQYYAYVTERQKVHCLNTLFSRLQINQSIIFCNSTQRVELLAKKITQLGYSCFYIHAKMMQEYRNRVFHDFRNGLCRNLVCTDLFTRGIDIQAVNVVINFDFPKNAETYLHRIGRSGRFGHLGLAINLISAEDRFNLKTIEDQLMTDIKPIPGSIDKSLYVAEFHSVDPDCEAEEPQQGEGSEAH; translated from the exons ATGTCAGCACAGAGGAAAGGACAAACACGAGATCTCCACCCAACTTATTATTTAAAGAACTGCCTTGTATTCAGCCCTGTTGGACGCTTCAACTGCAGTCACCCTGAA ATGGAGAACAGTGGCCTGGGTGTCATGGGATTGAACACACACAACAGGCAGCATTTAGGACAGCCTAAAGCTCCCTCTCAATTAGGACCCCAAACTGTGAGTGCTAAGCCTGGAAAGGAGCCCATGGTGACCCAGAAACCAGCCGATGCATCTCAGGAAGGACCTGGTATCAG GTTTGGTGATGACTGGAAAAAAAGCCTACAGCTCCCTTCTAAGGATAATAGAGTCAAAACGTCT GATGTGACCGCAACCAAAGGGAATGAGTTTGAGGACTACTGTCTAAAAAGAGAGCTGCTGATGGGCATTTTTGAGATGGGCTGGGAAAAGCCATCCCCCATTCAG gaGGAGAGTATTCCTATTGCCCTTTCTGGACGCGATATACTGGCTCGAGCCAAAAACGGGACTGGAAAGAGTGGTGCATACCTGATTCCCCTTCTGGAGAGAATTGACATAAAAAAGGATCATATCCAAG CCATTGTGATAGTTCCCACTCGTGAACTGGCTCTGCAGGTCAGTCAGATCAGTATTCAGATCAGCAAGCACCTCGGTGGTGTCAACGTCATGGCAACCACAGGTGGGACCAACCTACGAGATGATATCATGCGCCTGGATGAGGAGG ttCATGTTGTTGTAGCAACACCTGGCAGAATTTTGGACTTGATGAAAAAGGGCATAGCCAAAGTGGATAAAGTTCAGATGATGGTTATGGATGAA GCTGATAAGCTGCTCTCTCAGGACTTTGTGGTTATTATTGAGGACATCATTGGTTTCCTTTCAAAGAACAGACAGATTCTGCTCTATTCAGCCACATTCCCCATCAGCGTACAGAAGTTTATG GCAAAGCACCTGCAGAAGCCCTATGAGATTAATCTGATGGAGGAACTGACCCTGAAAGGCATTACTCAGTACTATGCTTATgtcacagaaagacagaaagtccACTGCCTTAACACACTCTTCTCCAGG TTGCAGATAAATCAGTCCATCATCTTTTGTAACTCTACTCAGCGAGTGGAGCTTTTGGCCAAGAAGATCACGCAGCTGGGCTACTCCTGCTTCTACATTCATGCAAAGATGATGCAG GAATACAGAAACCGTGTTTTCCACGACTTCAGAAACGGGCTCTGCAGGAACCTTGTTTGCACAG ATTTATTCACTAGAGGTATCGATATCCAGGCGGTAAATGTGGTCATCAACTTTGACTTTCCCAAGAATGCAGAAACATACCTGCATCGCATCGGACGCTCAG GCAGGTTTGGACATCTGGGTTTGGCCATCAATCTCATTAGCGCTGAGGATCGCTTTAACCTGAAGACCATTGAGGACCAGCTGATGACGGACATAAAGCCCATTCCTGGCAGCATTGATAAGAGCCTGTATGTGGCAGAGTTTCACTCCGTGGACCCTGACTGTGAGGCAGAGGAGCCTCAGCAGGGCGAAGGGTCTGAAGCACATTAG
- the LOC132145194 gene encoding probable ATP-dependent RNA helicase ddx6 isoform X2, with protein MATKMENSGLGVMGLNTHNRQHLGQPKAPSQLGPQTVSAKPGKEPMVTQKPADASQEGPGIRFGDDWKKSLQLPSKDNRVKTSDVTATKGNEFEDYCLKRELLMGIFEMGWEKPSPIQEESIPIALSGRDILARAKNGTGKSGAYLIPLLERIDIKKDHIQAIVIVPTRELALQVSQISIQISKHLGGVNVMATTGGTNLRDDIMRLDEEVHVVVATPGRILDLMKKGIAKVDKVQMMVMDEADKLLSQDFVVIIEDIIGFLSKNRQILLYSATFPISVQKFMAKHLQKPYEINLMEELTLKGITQYYAYVTERQKVHCLNTLFSRLQINQSIIFCNSTQRVELLAKKITQLGYSCFYIHAKMMQEYRNRVFHDFRNGLCRNLVCTDLFTRGIDIQAVNVVINFDFPKNAETYLHRIGRSGRFGHLGLAINLISAEDRFNLKTIEDQLMTDIKPIPGSIDKSLYVAEFHSVDPDCEAEEPQQGEGSEAH; from the exons ATGGCAACAAAGATGGAGAACAGTGGCCTGGGTGTCATGGGATTGAACACACACAACAGGCAGCATTTAGGACAGCCTAAAGCTCCCTCTCAATTAGGACCCCAAACTGTGAGTGCTAAGCCTGGAAAGGAGCCCATGGTGACCCAGAAACCAGCCGATGCATCTCAGGAAGGACCTGGTATCAG GTTTGGTGATGACTGGAAAAAAAGCCTACAGCTCCCTTCTAAGGATAATAGAGTCAAAACGTCT GATGTGACCGCAACCAAAGGGAATGAGTTTGAGGACTACTGTCTAAAAAGAGAGCTGCTGATGGGCATTTTTGAGATGGGCTGGGAAAAGCCATCCCCCATTCAG gaGGAGAGTATTCCTATTGCCCTTTCTGGACGCGATATACTGGCTCGAGCCAAAAACGGGACTGGAAAGAGTGGTGCATACCTGATTCCCCTTCTGGAGAGAATTGACATAAAAAAGGATCATATCCAAG CCATTGTGATAGTTCCCACTCGTGAACTGGCTCTGCAGGTCAGTCAGATCAGTATTCAGATCAGCAAGCACCTCGGTGGTGTCAACGTCATGGCAACCACAGGTGGGACCAACCTACGAGATGATATCATGCGCCTGGATGAGGAGG ttCATGTTGTTGTAGCAACACCTGGCAGAATTTTGGACTTGATGAAAAAGGGCATAGCCAAAGTGGATAAAGTTCAGATGATGGTTATGGATGAA GCTGATAAGCTGCTCTCTCAGGACTTTGTGGTTATTATTGAGGACATCATTGGTTTCCTTTCAAAGAACAGACAGATTCTGCTCTATTCAGCCACATTCCCCATCAGCGTACAGAAGTTTATG GCAAAGCACCTGCAGAAGCCCTATGAGATTAATCTGATGGAGGAACTGACCCTGAAAGGCATTACTCAGTACTATGCTTATgtcacagaaagacagaaagtccACTGCCTTAACACACTCTTCTCCAGG TTGCAGATAAATCAGTCCATCATCTTTTGTAACTCTACTCAGCGAGTGGAGCTTTTGGCCAAGAAGATCACGCAGCTGGGCTACTCCTGCTTCTACATTCATGCAAAGATGATGCAG GAATACAGAAACCGTGTTTTCCACGACTTCAGAAACGGGCTCTGCAGGAACCTTGTTTGCACAG ATTTATTCACTAGAGGTATCGATATCCAGGCGGTAAATGTGGTCATCAACTTTGACTTTCCCAAGAATGCAGAAACATACCTGCATCGCATCGGACGCTCAG GCAGGTTTGGACATCTGGGTTTGGCCATCAATCTCATTAGCGCTGAGGATCGCTTTAACCTGAAGACCATTGAGGACCAGCTGATGACGGACATAAAGCCCATTCCTGGCAGCATTGATAAGAGCCTGTATGTGGCAGAGTTTCACTCCGTGGACCCTGACTGTGAGGCAGAGGAGCCTCAGCAGGGCGAAGGGTCTGAAGCACATTAG